ATACCTGCGGCAATTATTTTAATTGTTATCCGCCTAGTCGGAGTCGTACTCTTTATGCTCCTTACACCGGCATCCCAACAGCCGGCGACACAAAGCACACAGGTTAACCCCAGTAGTTCAACAACCAGCACGATGATGCCAAGAGGGCCGAACGACCGGGGACCGATGATGCCCAACCAAGGCACCGGCACCACCGGCAGCCCAATGATGCCGAGACGATGAACAGGATTTAACGAAACAAATAGCGGGCTCAAAAGAGCCCGCTATAGTTATGTCGCGATATAGGCAATTCTAGCTTGCCAGCGCGCGTTTTTTCTCTTCATACTCCGCTGCGTCGATCTCGCCCTTCGCATAGCGCTCCTGCAAAACCTCAAGAGCCCTGTTGTGATTGTCTTGACGAGGACCGCCGACGTTAAAACCGGCTCCGCCCGCGCCTCTTACGAGATAGACGACTCCGAATATGATCAAGGCCCAGAAGAAGACCATTCCGAACATCATGAGAATTCCTCCCATTCCAAAAATTCCTCCGCCCCACATCATCTTGGCTCACCTCTGTCTGTGATAGTCGGTGGGTATCCAACCGCTTAGATTATATATTCCATCTCATATTTAAGTTTAAACCCGTCCCGTACCGAGTTCAACGGCGTGCGACCCCTCTTACCACAAGTAACCCCTCGGGGCACGTTTAATTAAGTCGCTGATGGGTACAAACTCTTAAAAGTTGGGAGGTTAAAAATGAAGTGGCTTTTGCCCACCGCAATTATCTTGATCATTGTAGGAATTGTCGGCCTGGTCTTCTTTAACTACTACTCGTTCTCCTCGAGTCAGCCGGGAGTGGTGCGAGCGCCGCTTCGCGGCCCCGGCACCCCGTATAGCTCCGGGAGCTTTCGCAGTAATGGTGAGCAGATCTTTTTTACCGGCACGAGCGCCAAAGATACGGTTACGGTAACCGGTGGTCCCTTTTGGTTTCAGATGATGGGCGGCGGCTGTGCTAACTGTCACGGCCCGGACGGTCACGGCGGCAGAGTTACGATGATGGGAAGCAGCTTCGTCTCAGCCAACATTACGTACAACCGGCTCAAGAAAGAGGGCTTTACCGATGCCCTCATTAAGCGGGCGGTAACGCGCGGCATCGATGAGAAAGGCGGCCGTCTGAGTAGCAATATGCCAAATTGGCATATGTCCAACGATGATCTAAACGATGTAATTAACTATCTTAAAACTCTCGATTAATCACTAAAAGGAGGAAATTCTATGTGCCCATTCTGAGGCGGTGGATTCTATGGCGGAGGCGGCGCCCTCGGCATCATTATTAGCCTCATCTTCTCCCTTATTCTCCTTGTCGGACTAGGACTTTTAATCTGGTGGATCGTGCGCCAAGCAGGTGGGCCTCGAGCGGTGCCGCCTGGCCAAGGACCCTCAAGTCGCGCCCTCGACATCCTAAACGAGCGCTACGCTAAGGGTGAAATCAGCAAGGAAGAGTACGAGCAAAGAAAGCGCGAACTAACATCAGGATAAATTTGAGAAGGCAAGGGTGTAAATACAGTGCTCTCAATCGGAAAAATTAGGGGCTTTGAACAAATAGCAGATAGCGCTGGGATAATTCGAATCGCTGCGATGGACCAGCGCGGCTCCCTGCAAAAAATGCTCAATGTCGGCAAGCCGGAATCGGTTAGCTACGAAGAATTGAGGGATGCAAAGCTCATGCTTTGTAAGGTGTTGGCACCACACGCAAGCGCGGTGCTTATAGACCCCGAATACGGAGCGGCGCAGGCAATTGCGGCACATGTGTTGCTGGGTGATACCGGCCTCTTGGTGAGTTTGGAAAAAAGCGGCTATGCCGGCGATATCCATGCACGGCAGGCTGAAGTAATACCTGGCTGGACTATCGAGAAGATTAAGCGCATGGGAGCAAATGCCGTTAAAATTCTTGTGTATTACAATCCTGATGCTATGACCGCCAGGCAAATAAGGGATTTTGTAGCACGAGCGGCGGATGATTGCGCGCGCTATGATATCCCCTGCATCGTTGAAACCCTCGTGTACCCGTTGGAAGGCGATGAGCATTCACCGGAGTTTGCCGTTACAAAGCCGGGCCTCGTTTTACGAACCGCGCGGGATATAACCGCGTTGGGCATCGACCTCTACAAAGCGGAGTTTCCGGTGGTGCCAAGCCTCGATATGGACGAGAATGAGGCTTTGCAGTACTGCCTTGAGCTCACGAAGGTAAGTCGGGTACCCTGGGTGGTACTGAGCGCAGGAATGGACTTTCACTTGTTTACTCGAGTCGTTGCAATCGCCTGTAACGGCGGCGCATCCGGCTTTATAGCGGGCCGCGCCATCTGGAAAGACGCGTTTACATACACCTCCGAAGAAGAGCGGCTTAGTTATTTGGAAACCACCGGTGTCGCACACCTTCAGGAAATAAACGACAACGCGTCAAAACTCGCTACGCCCTGGTTTAAGCGGTACGATATCGACCTCGAACTTGAATCGGGCGTGGGGTCGGACTGGCACACACTGTATCAAGGCTTTACCGGACCCGGGCCCGGGCCCCAGGTTGTTGGTTTTTAATAACGCGAAGACCTATCCCAAATTCCTCGCCTGACGGCTTAAAAGCAGTGAGTTTAGAGTGACCGTGATAGTGCTCGCCGACATAGCGATAGCGGCAATCTGTGGGCTCAAAAGCAAGCCGGTAAACGGATAAAGTATCCCGGCGGCAATCGGCAGGGCAACTGCGTTGTAGCCGATTGCCCAAGCAATGTTTTGTCTGATTTTACCCAGCACCAAGTGCCCAAGATGTATGGCCTTTACGACGTCTCGCGGATCGTTGCGCATGAGCACTATCGCGCCGGACTCTATCGCCAC
This window of the Candidatus Aquicultor sp. genome carries:
- a CDS encoding SHOCT domain-containing protein, whose product is MMWGGGIFGMGGILMMFGMVFFWALIIFGVVYLVRGAGGAGFNVGGPRQDNHNRALEVLQERYAKGEIDAAEYEEKKRALAS
- a CDS encoding cytochrome c is translated as MKWLLPTAIILIIVGIVGLVFFNYYSFSSSQPGVVRAPLRGPGTPYSSGSFRSNGEQIFFTGTSAKDTVTVTGGPFWFQMMGGGCANCHGPDGHGGRVTMMGSSFVSANITYNRLKKEGFTDALIKRAVTRGIDEKGGRLSSNMPNWHMSNDDLNDVINYLKTLD
- a CDS encoding SHOCT domain-containing protein, producing the protein MPPGQGPSSRALDILNERYAKGEISKEEYEQRKRELTSG
- a CDS encoding tagatose 1,6-diphosphate aldolase, yielding MLSIGKIRGFEQIADSAGIIRIAAMDQRGSLQKMLNVGKPESVSYEELRDAKLMLCKVLAPHASAVLIDPEYGAAQAIAAHVLLGDTGLLVSLEKSGYAGDIHARQAEVIPGWTIEKIKRMGANAVKILVYYNPDAMTARQIRDFVARAADDCARYDIPCIVETLVYPLEGDEHSPEFAVTKPGLVLRTARDITALGIDLYKAEFPVVPSLDMDENEALQYCLELTKVSRVPWVVLSAGMDFHLFTRVVAIACNGGASGFIAGRAIWKDAFTYTSEEERLSYLETTGVAHLQEINDNASKLATPWFKRYDIDLELESGVGSDWHTLYQGFTGPGPGPQVVGF